GTACCAACTTCTACAGAGGCAGCACCAGCCATATTAGCAATTTTAGAGAGCATTAAAGAAACATTAATGCATATGTCGCAAGCAGGTGCCGTGCTTTCTTGTTTAACAGCGCAGGACACGACAGACCGTGAAGCACTTTTATTACAGGGGCAATTATCAGGTTTAGGAGCAAACTTCTCGCCAATTTTAGAAAGCTTTCACCAAAAGCTTGGTAAAATCGAGCAGCCAACATTTGATACATTAGTAAACGACACGGACTTAAATGAGTTCAAATTCATCTTAACGGAATGGCGCGAACAATCAAAAGAGTCATTATCGGAAGAAGAGGAAGCGTTAATTTCGGCACTTGGCGTAGATGGTTATAGCTCATGGGGGCAAATGTACAGCATGCTGATTTCGGATATTAAAGTGGACGTGGTAGTAGACGGCGAGACAAAAACGCTTTCTGTCGGTCAAGCAAACAACTTAGCGTCTCACAAAGACCGCGCTGTACGTAAAGCGGCATTTGATGCATTAGAAACAGTGTTCACAGAGCGCGAGGAGTTCTTCGCAAAAACGTTAAATCACTTAGCGGGCTTCCGTTTAGCGGTCTACAAAAAGCGCGGCTGGGAATCAGTAACAAAAGAGCCACTTGAAATTAACCGCATGAAGCAGGAAACAATTGACGCGATGTGGGGTGCAATCACATCTCGTAAAGTAACATTTGCGAATTATTTAACGCATAAAGCGAAAATGCTTGGTACGGAAAAATTAGATTGGTTTGATTTTGATGCACCGGTAACGGATTCAACAGCGACACTGGATTACCAACAAGGTGCGGAGTTCATCTTAAAGCATTTCGGCCGTTTCGGTAAGGAAATGGAAAGCTTCGCACGTACAGCATTTGAGGATGGATGGATTGAAGCAGAAGATCGTGACAACAAACGTCCTGGTGGCTTCTGTACAGGCATGCCTTTGTCTGAGCAATCACGTATTTTCATGACGTACTCAGGCTCGATGTCGAACGTATCAACATTAGCGCATGAGCTTGGTCACGCATTCCATAGCTATGCACTACGTCCAGTACACCCATTAAACCGTCGCTATGCAATGAACGTTGCTGAAACGGCATCAACATTTGCGGAAATGATTGTGGCAGATGCAGCGGTTGAAGAAGCAACGAACGAGCAAGAAAAAATCGCGTTACTAGAAGATAAAATCCAGCGTTCAGTGGCGTTCTTCATGAACATCCACGCACGTTACTTATTCGAAACTCGCTTCTATGAAGAGCGTAAAAACGGCGTTGTTTCAACAAAACGCATCAACGAAATTATGGAAGAAGCGCAAGTAGAAGCACATGCAGGTGGCTTAGGCGAAACACATCCACACTTCTGGGCATCAAAAATGCACTTCTATATTACAGGCGTGCCGTTCTATAATTTCCCGTACACATTCGGTTACTTGTTCTCTTTAAGCATTTATGCAAAAGCAAAAGAAGAGGGCACAGGCTTCGAGGAAAAATACATGGCGCTACTACGCGACACAGCCGTGATGACCGTAGAAGAACTAGCAATGAAGCATTTAGGCGAAGATATTACAAAAGAAGATTTCTGGTTAAAAGGGATCGCGTTATGTGAAAAAGACGTGGAAGAGTTTATCACGTTAACATCGAAATAATGAGTAGAGGGCTATCCGAGATTGTTCGGATAGCCTTTTTTCTATGGATAGAAATAATAAAACAGGCTACTTTTGCTTCGTTAGCGAAAGTAGCCTGTACTGTTGTTTATAACGTTTTCTTACGTAATTTAAAGTCCACAGCATCTGCATCATGAATCGTAATTGTAAACGTACCATTCACCTGATCATGTTGCACCTCAATTTTATCGTCTAAACGCTTATCATAGCGGAAGAAAATTTCGCCTTCTTCAGATTTATAAATGACATTTAAATCATCACGCTTCACTTCAAATGTCGGGGTGAAGTCTGGGTTACGATCAGTAAATTCATTTATAAAGAGCTTGGCACCATCTTCAACAAAGCTTTCCTGGTTATGTTCAGGCGCAATCGCTGTATAAATATTGTGCACAGAAGCGTCCAGCTCGACGTATTTGCCATTTTCAAATTCATCGTCAATGACACGTTGTAAGCGCGGCTTTTCTTCGTCCTCCATCGATTCGGCGATTTTTTCATACAATTCCTTCATTAGCATCTTTGTTTTCTTTTTATCCGATGCAATCGGTGTTGCTTGTAGGAAAGTTTCCATAAAAAACTTTGCGGGCTCGCCATCTGATTGCTTATCAAGCACATAGACATTTTCCTCTAACGGGTTGTAGTTCATACGAATAAGCGCACATTTTTGCACGCGACTTGAAGCATCCGGTAAAATGTTCTCGATCGTAGACAGTTCCAATGTCTCTAAATCGATTTGCACTGCGTCTTTTGGATCAAGCTTTAATAGCAGAATATAATCCTCGCCAATCATTTCAATATGTGCTACAAACACCGAGCCATTTGAGCTTGAGACGTTTTGCATAATTTGATAAAGCTTGTTTGAAAGGTCATTCGCAAGTGATAAAAAGTGCGTATCATCTGTATATTCGATGTAGCGGTTCATTTTCGTTAAAATGTCATTATCACGGTCTAAAAACTTACAAGCGACTGATTTGGGGCTGTTCATTGTCGCATCAATATAGCTTTCGAAAAACTCGCTGTATACGCCTGATTCTAGTTGTGTTAGGTCCATCGTTTGGCTTGCAGAGACAAAACGGCTTTGCTGCATATCGAGTAATGTCACGGCCATGCGCTTCATTTTAATAGCTAAAGTTGTTTCTTCAAGTAATTCTGTCATTTATCCGTTCTCCTTTTTGTTCGCATTTTACTAGTATAACGAACAAATGACTTTAGCTCAAACCTTTACAAATACGAACGTCTATGCTATTATAAGTAAGTGCTATTTTAGGTAGTACTATAAATAAATTGGCATTTCTGCTAGTGTTTTTGAGGATACTTATTCACACTGGCGCAAGCTTAAGGGCTGCAAGGACATAGTAGCAGGTAGGGACTATGTTGCTTAAGTTAGAAAAGATTAGTAGAATTTTACCGCGGTTAAAACTGAAAGTACGAACTTTCGAATGATATAATTCCCCGGATGATCGGGTTGAGACTTTCATTTATTTATAAAACTATCTATTAAATACTAGAGGGGACCCCGTTTTCAATGGGGTCCCCTTGTCCAATTTATAAAACAAATGGTTTAGATTTTTGGAAATATGTGAAAATAAATACCATCCAAAAAACTTTGGATGGCGGAAAAAATAAGTATTAGTCCGTGAAGCATAATGAAGTCATGTAACCAAGCATACATAATAAACCTAGACCCATAGCGATAGTCATATTTTACAAACCTCCCTTAAACAACTCACAATATCTTCCTTTTTATTGTACAATGTTTGTTAGAAAAATTCAAATTGCGCCAAAATAGTGCAATTTCAAATTTTTCTTATGTGGATATAATAATAGTTCCTATTTAATATCTACCAAAAAAAGATGAAACCTTTTCTTGTTATAGACGTATGTAGTTATAAGAGAAGTTTAAATATACATAATTTAAGGTAGGTGGAAACGATGAAAAAATGGCTTTATAAATCACTTGTTGTATCGGTTGCATTATTGACATTTGGCGTGATTACGCCAAATCATGAAATTTGGACAAACTTTGACGAGGAGCGCGGCATAAAATCCGCTTTAGATCGCCAAGATGATAACCAAATTTCATCGGCATACCAGCTAGACGATATTTTAATTGCCGAGCAGCCGCAACCAACGATCGATACGTTCGTAGAAGCAGCGAAGGAACAAGCATATTTGAAGTTCGGTACGCGCATTGGGCCAGTCATTGAAGACGAGTTCGAAACAAAGATTTTCCCGAAAATCGGAGAAGCAATTGCGATGACCGTGGACCGACTTGGGCACGACACATTAACAAACTTAAGCATTACTGAAAAACCAAGCGGCGAATACTCGGAGAAAATTTTCCACATCGTCGATAAAGACGCAAAAAAAGATGTCATCCGCTTTCATGTACGTACGGAAAACCGCCCGTTCGAAGGGTTCTACTACAATTTCCATTACCACACATTTGAAGACAACTATCAAACACACTACGACCTTGGCGACATTTACTGGTCCAAAAACACACCGCCTAAATGGTTGAGTTAAATACGAACGATACACCCGTTTAATTGACGGGTGTTTTTTTGTGCTTAAAACTTCGAACATGACCAAAAAAGAGAGCACAAAATTGTGCTCTCCAATTCCTAACGACGATGCTCTACAAGGTCAATTGCACCTAATACGATGTGCGCTAAACCGAAACCAAATACAGTGTTTGCTATCATATCATTCGAACTGCTTTTTTGCTTGAGTGCAATTCCGACCGCAGTAACAGCTGACCCTAGAATAGCTGGGATTAAACCTTCACGAATGTTGTTCATAAAAAATCCCTCCGTCGCAGTTTTTTTGGTGCTCGCACACCACTCTTACTATTTGCAAATAAGCAAGATGCTATACTTTTGTAATTTTTTATTGGAAAACTATAGCGGTCTAAATCAGTGTTTTCACTGGATATTTTATCCAAAAACGCATATGAATTGAGAGAGGGTTTCTCGTTAAATTTGCCGAATACAATACACTGTGGAAAGAAAGCTCTAAAACGTAACTTTGAAATTTGCCCGGTTTATTGAAAAATATAACAGGAGGTAATTAAATGGATGCTTTGATGTTAGAGGGATGGACTCCTATATTGCTTTGCGGCATTGTCTTTGCAATTGGGATGTATATTACGTCCCAAAAAGTTTCAAGAAATTCTTTATTTGCGACCGCTATCGTATTAAGTCTGATTTGTTTAGGGGTAATCATTTATAGCTTGATTGGAGTTCGTGGTTGGGATGGTGTGGGATTGGGTTTCTTAACCATTACTATTTTTGTAGGAGTATGGGTAGGTACTTTTATCGGAGCTATTTCAAAGAACTAAATAAAAAAATTCATACATTTTAGGCGAATTAGAGTGAAATTTTTTCGGTAAACGGGTAAAATAAAGGTATAAACATTTTTTGCGTTAATTTTTATGCGCTAAAATGTAAAATTATACCACAAGGGGGACTGCCGATGATAACCGGTCAGTTAGAGCGAGCGTTTAAATTAGCTGAAAAGCATAAGCTCGACGTAAATACAATTTTAGAGTTGAATAAAGTAATTGCAAAAGAAGTAAACAATTCACCAAAAGTGGAGGAAAAGATTTTACTGCAGATCATTCAGTTACTTGAAAACAACAAAATGATTCTTAAGGAGGCAACATAAAAAATTGGGCAAAACTATTGAACTCTTCGATGATTTAGACACATTTGAATAAAGGCGCTACTCAACCCACAGTATAACGAGTAGCGCCTTTTAATATGCCCATTTTTAGGTCTGCAAATTACTCAATCTCTAAAATGAGGTTTTGTAAATCAAGTTCTGCGTGAAGCGGATCGGGTTTAAAAATAAACGTCCACGGCATACTTGTAAATGGTGGTATTGACAGTGTTGGAATCGTAAACACCTGCTCCTCCATATAGTCCCCGCAACGAATGAAAACAGAACGGTTCGCAAAACGTACGCTATGATGCGTAAAATTGTGTACAAGCGCGGTAATGAGTAATTCCCCCTTATAATTAAACGCAGTGCGGACAATTGGACTCATAATCACATCGTCTACCTGATTGTATGTAGTCTCAAAAACATGCTCGATTAGGGCAAGATCCTTCTGACTAACTGCTTTCTCCCACGTAGGGTGTAAATATAATTGTTGTATAATAAACGCCTCTTTCTACAGATCCTTCTCCCTTAGTATACGGATATTTCGGTGAATTGAAAATTCCTATACCCTTATACAATACATATAAAATTATTATCGTTCGAAATTTCTAACCATTAATCTAGAGGGATTTCATTATTTCGTATAGAATTTATACTAATAGAGAGAGGAGAGGATTACATGAATCCACCAATTGCAAAGAAAATCCGAACAACATTTGAAAATCACGGGGATATTCGCCATGATGATTACTATTGGTTAAATGAGAAGACCAATCAAGAAGTACTGGCCCATTTGGAGGCTGAAAATACGTATTTTGCTGATGTAATGGCACCGTTGAATGCGATGACAAATGATATTTACGAATCAATGATTGCTCGTATTCCGCAAGAGGAAATCGCTGTTCCGATTCAGCGTGGCCCTTATTTTTACTACACACGTCAAGAAAAAGACTTACAATACCCGATTTACGCACGTAAATTTGCCTCAACACGTGCAGCGCTTGCGGAATCAAAAGAAGAAATCATTTTAGATGTCAATGTACTAGCAGCAGGAGATGACTACTTAAATACGTCGGATATTCGACTAACGGATGATCATCACTTGTTAGCGTATTTAGAAAACCGTGATGGGACCGACAGCTATACACTGTACATAAAGGATTTGCAAACGGGTGCACTTTTAGACGATGTTATTCCGAATGTATATATTTCTAGTAGTATCGAGTGGAGTGCATGTGGGCACTATTTATTTTACGTAACGATTAATGAGCAACAACGTCCGTATCAACTTTGGCGCCACAAACTCGGCACAGCGATCACAGAAGACGAACTGTTATATGAAGAACAAGACGTGACATTTAATTTATATGTAGCGAAGTCACAAAGCAGTGCCTATATTTTTGTCATTGCCCAAGCGACGACAACGACTGAAATTCGCTACATCGATGTGACAATGCCTTTAAATCCACTTACGCTATTTGATGCACGCGAGCCAGGAATTGAGTATGATGTGGAGCACTGGGAACATGATTTTATTATCATGACAAATAAAGATGCGATAAATTTCAAGCTCTTACGATGCCCAGTAGAAAATATTGCTGAACGTTCCATATTGGTACCATATGATGAAACGTATTTTATTGAATCAATTTATCCATTTAAGCATCAAATTTACATTTCAGGACGCGCGAATGGCTTAGAGCAAGTATTTCGTATTGAAAATAATGAATTGATTCCACTTGAATGGGACGAGCCGATCTATTCGGTGTCGATTGCTAGTAACCAAGACTACAACGTAGATGAAGTGCTAGTTCATTACGAATCGTTTGTCACACCAAAAACAACATTTGGCATTCAATTAGTGAATGGGGAAAAGACAAAGATACAGCAAGCGGAAGTAACAGGCGATTATGATGCCAAAAACTATGTCCAGCAGCAGCTTTGGGCAACTGCGCCAGATGGGGTGAAAGTGCCGGTACTACTTCAATATCAAAAGGATGCATTCGCAAGAGGACCAGCTCCAGTGATTTTGACTGCTTACGGCTCCTATGGTTATAGCAGCGATCCTTTCTTTAGTGCGTACCGTTTACCTTTACTTGATAAAGGCGTTGTTTTTGCGACAGCGCAAGTGCGAGGCGGCTCAGAACTTGGGCGTACCTGGTATTTTGAAGGGAAAATGAAACACAAACGCAACACATTTACAGACTTTATTGCAGCTGCCGATTTGTTAGTACAACAAGGGCTCACAACAAATGAGTTGCTCATTGGCCGAGGTGGTAGTGCCGGTGGATTATTAATCGGTGCGGTAGCGAATATGGCAGGGGAGAAATTTAAAGTGCTCGTGCCAGAAGTACCGTTTGTAGATGTATTAACGACGATGCTCGATGACACTATTCCACTTACAACGAGTGAGTATGATGAGTGGGGCAATCCAAACAACGCCGAAGACTATCACACGATGCGCACTTACAGCCCGTATGAAAATGTCGAAGCAAAAGCCTATCCGCATATGTATGTAACAACTGGCTTGAATGATCCGCGCGTTGGCTATTGGGAGCCTGCCAAATGGGTAGCACGCTTACGAGAACTAAAAACTGATGACAACAGCTTAGTGATGAAAACGAATATGGGTGCAGGTCATTTTGGCGCGTCCGGTCGATTCAATCAACTGAAAGAGTTAGCTGAGTTTTATGCGTTTGTGTTAAATAAAGTAGGCGTGAACTAATTTTTACACACATACTGTAATGAGACGTGTTGTTTCATTACAGTTTTTTTGCTTTTCTGACGAAGGACATGGCAATAAAAAAAATTACCTATATAATAGAGCGTGACAGAATTAAGGAGTGAACATTTTGACAAATCCAGCAGATCAAGCGTATTTACAACTACTTCAACACATTTTAAACAATGGCACAGACAAATCAGACCGCACAGGGACAGGCACACGCAGCGTATTTGGTTATCAAATGCGTTTTGATTTAGCAAAAGGTTTCCCACTTTTAACAACTAAGCGCGTCGGGTTTAAAACGATTACGAGCGAGCTGTTATGGTTCATAAAAGGCGATACAAACATTCGCTACCTCTTACAAAACAACAACCACATTTGGGATGAGTGGGCGTTTAAAAAATGGGTAGAATCCGATGAATACAACGGCCCAGATATGACTGATTTCGGCAATCGTGCATTAGTAGACGAAGCATTTAACGAGCAGTATCAAGTAGAATTAGCCTCATTTTGCGCGCGCGTATTAAACGACGATGATTTTGCCGTGAAATACGGTGATTTAGGTAATGTTTACGGTAAACAATGGCGCAACTGGACAACTTCAGAGGGCGAATCACTCGATCAGTTGCAAGATGCCATCAACCAAATTAAAAACAACCCGGATTCACGCCGTATTATCGTCAATGCGTGGAATCCAGAAGACGTCATTAACGCTGGTGCGAAGGGCAGTAAAGCGGCTTTACCACCATGTCACGCAATGTTCCAATTTTACGTAACGAACGGCAAATTAAGCTGTATGCTGACGCAGCGTAGTGGGGATACTTTCCTTGGTATTCCATTCAACATCGCGAGCTACGCGCTTTTAACGCATTTAATCGCACATGAATGTGGCCTAGAAGTCGGGGAATTCGTGCATAGTATTGGGGATGCGCATATTTATGCCAATCACTTCGAGCAAGTTAAAGAGCAGCTTGCACGTGAACCAAGAGCATTACCAACACTGAAATTAAATACAGAGAAAAAATCGATTTTTGATTTTGAGTTAGCAGACATTTCAGTAGAAGACTATAATCCACATCCAAGTATTAAAGCGCCGATTGCGGTATAGGGAGGACAAATTATGATTT
The sequence above is a segment of the Solibacillus sp. FSL H8-0523 genome. Coding sequences within it:
- a CDS encoding nucleoid-associated protein; translation: MTELLEETTLAIKMKRMAVTLLDMQQSRFVSASQTMDLTQLESGVYSEFFESYIDATMNSPKSVACKFLDRDNDILTKMNRYIEYTDDTHFLSLANDLSNKLYQIMQNVSSSNGSVFVAHIEMIGEDYILLLKLDPKDAVQIDLETLELSTIENILPDASSRVQKCALIRMNYNPLEENVYVLDKQSDGEPAKFFMETFLQATPIASDKKKTKMLMKELYEKIAESMEDEEKPRLQRVIDDEFENGKYVELDASVHNIYTAIAPEHNQESFVEDGAKLFINEFTDRNPDFTPTFEVKRDDLNVIYKSEEGEIFFRYDKRLDDKIEVQHDQVNGTFTITIHDADAVDFKLRKKTL
- a CDS encoding YesK family protein is translated as MDALMLEGWTPILLCGIVFAIGMYITSQKVSRNSLFATAIVLSLICLGVIIYSLIGVRGWDGVGLGFLTITIFVGVWVGTFIGAISKN
- a CDS encoding S9 family peptidase — encoded protein: MNPPIAKKIRTTFENHGDIRHDDYYWLNEKTNQEVLAHLEAENTYFADVMAPLNAMTNDIYESMIARIPQEEIAVPIQRGPYFYYTRQEKDLQYPIYARKFASTRAALAESKEEIILDVNVLAAGDDYLNTSDIRLTDDHHLLAYLENRDGTDSYTLYIKDLQTGALLDDVIPNVYISSSIEWSACGHYLFYVTINEQQRPYQLWRHKLGTAITEDELLYEEQDVTFNLYVAKSQSSAYIFVIAQATTTTEIRYIDVTMPLNPLTLFDAREPGIEYDVEHWEHDFIIMTNKDAINFKLLRCPVENIAERSILVPYDETYFIESIYPFKHQIYISGRANGLEQVFRIENNELIPLEWDEPIYSVSIASNQDYNVDEVLVHYESFVTPKTTFGIQLVNGEKTKIQQAEVTGDYDAKNYVQQQLWATAPDGVKVPVLLQYQKDAFARGPAPVILTAYGSYGYSSDPFFSAYRLPLLDKGVVFATAQVRGGSELGRTWYFEGKMKHKRNTFTDFIAAADLLVQQGLTTNELLIGRGGSAGGLLIGAVANMAGEKFKVLVPEVPFVDVLTTMLDDTIPLTTSEYDEWGNPNNAEDYHTMRTYSPYENVEAKAYPHMYVTTGLNDPRVGYWEPAKWVARLRELKTDDNSLVMKTNMGAGHFGASGRFNQLKELAEFYAFVLNKVGVN
- a CDS encoding YpjP family protein, with amino-acid sequence MKKWLYKSLVVSVALLTFGVITPNHEIWTNFDEERGIKSALDRQDDNQISSAYQLDDILIAEQPQPTIDTFVEAAKEQAYLKFGTRIGPVIEDEFETKIFPKIGEAIAMTVDRLGHDTLTNLSITEKPSGEYSEKIFHIVDKDAKKDVIRFHVRTENRPFEGFYYNFHYHTFEDNYQTHYDLGDIYWSKNTPPKWLS
- a CDS encoding asparagine synthase, translated to MNNIREGLIPAILGSAVTAVGIALKQKSSSNDMIANTVFGFGLAHIVLGAIDLVEHRR
- a CDS encoding M3 family oligoendopeptidase, producing the protein MTTTYPQVWDLDVFFPGGSASPELKAHIENLKPKFEGLKQQVDSLAVPTSTEAAPAILAILESIKETLMHMSQAGAVLSCLTAQDTTDREALLLQGQLSGLGANFSPILESFHQKLGKIEQPTFDTLVNDTDLNEFKFILTEWREQSKESLSEEEEALISALGVDGYSSWGQMYSMLISDIKVDVVVDGETKTLSVGQANNLASHKDRAVRKAAFDALETVFTEREEFFAKTLNHLAGFRLAVYKKRGWESVTKEPLEINRMKQETIDAMWGAITSRKVTFANYLTHKAKMLGTEKLDWFDFDAPVTDSTATLDYQQGAEFILKHFGRFGKEMESFARTAFEDGWIEAEDRDNKRPGGFCTGMPLSEQSRIFMTYSGSMSNVSTLAHELGHAFHSYALRPVHPLNRRYAMNVAETASTFAEMIVADAAVEEATNEQEKIALLEDKIQRSVAFFMNIHARYLFETRFYEERKNGVVSTKRINEIMEEAQVEAHAGGLGETHPHFWASKMHFYITGVPFYNFPYTFGYLFSLSIYAKAKEEGTGFEEKYMALLRDTAVMTVEELAMKHLGEDITKEDFWLKGIALCEKDVEEFITLTSK
- a CDS encoding thymidylate synthase; protein product: MTNPADQAYLQLLQHILNNGTDKSDRTGTGTRSVFGYQMRFDLAKGFPLLTTKRVGFKTITSELLWFIKGDTNIRYLLQNNNHIWDEWAFKKWVESDEYNGPDMTDFGNRALVDEAFNEQYQVELASFCARVLNDDDFAVKYGDLGNVYGKQWRNWTTSEGESLDQLQDAINQIKNNPDSRRIIVNAWNPEDVINAGAKGSKAALPPCHAMFQFYVTNGKLSCMLTQRSGDTFLGIPFNIASYALLTHLIAHECGLEVGEFVHSIGDAHIYANHFEQVKEQLAREPRALPTLKLNTEKKSIFDFELADISVEDYNPHPSIKAPIAV
- a CDS encoding SLAP domain-containing protein, producing the protein MIQQLYLHPTWEKAVSQKDLALIEHVFETTYNQVDDVIMSPIVRTAFNYKGELLITALVHNFTHHSVRFANRSVFIRCGDYMEEQVFTIPTLSIPPFTSMPWTFIFKPDPLHAELDLQNLILEIE
- a CDS encoding ABC transporter permease yields the protein MITGQLERAFKLAEKHKLDVNTILELNKVIAKEVNNSPKVEEKILLQIIQLLENNKMILKEAT